The Toxotes jaculatrix isolate fToxJac2 chromosome 17, fToxJac2.pri, whole genome shotgun sequence genomic interval CATCCAGAGAGTGAGCTCATCCTACTCACAGGACATTGACCCCCACGGCACAGCCTGAGGTTATCAACATGATCTGACTGTCGATGTCGTAGTCGCCATCAGTGATCCTTTGTATGGCTGATAAGACCAGCACCGCTGTCATGGCCCAGATGGACACAACTGACAACAGTATGCCCAGGATCTCTgttcaacacaacaacagagagTCACAGAACATTTATAAATTACAATATGTAGAAAATCTTCATCCAAGTTACAATTATCAACAAAcgcaatcttttttttaactcaacaCACAGAAGTGGGAAAAGTCTGTGAACACCTCGGCTAATGAACACCTGAAGTTTGTCAAAGAGCAGCTCGTCACTCCTCAACTCCGCTGGGAAAATCTTTTGTGGACCGATGAAGCTAAGGAAGGACACGCAGCACCTACGTGTGGTGTAAAACAGCTCGCCATCATGGAGGGGAAAATGAGTTTAATAAGCAGATCTACTGGAAGCCAAAGGAGGTTTGACTAGTTATTGAATCCAAGGGTTCGTTTACTTTTTCCACAGGCACGGTGGATGTTTAATGGGTGTGatcagtaaacacacaaaatattgtAACTGTTTCCTTGTTATTAGCCTAAGCAcattgaatttgtttttattaaaaagggTTTGCTCTATACAAGTTACAAATACTGATAAACTAAGTTCATGAAACAGCTGTCTAAAACCGGAATTGACTGATTGTTGATTCGTGGCTGCTGACTGAAAATTATGAAACGCATTCAGAGAAAGCATCATTCCTAATGTAGTTACTAAGAGCAGCTGTAGTTAATCGCCGCCTTCCTCACTCCACACTCAGGGATGGAGCCATcgtttctctttttcctttacaccaaataaaaagtaaaagttgttTGTGAGCTCACCTGCGCGATGCCACCCAAAGGTCATGGTTTGCGTCTGAGGCCTCGATGAGATCCACAGAGAGAAGATGCTGATCAAGATGCTCCCGAAATCCGTCAGAAGATGAGCTGCATCTGTCATGATGGCCAGACTGGAAGCAGCGTATCcacctgcagaggagagaaatcCCGTGTGTGACCTGAGAGAAGTGTGCTGTGAACCAGGCTGTGATGTACTTGGAGTCTCCCCCGAGTCCCCATTTAAAAGAGCTTTCACAGACAAATTAATGGGCATTTCAGGATTATATACGGTCAGTTCAAATTTAATCCATAAAGTTAGGCACATTTGAAGCAGGTGAAGTAATTTTAACAATCATCTCTGATCTTACCAATCACCTCCCCGGTCATGAACACCAGGCTGAGAGCGCAGGCGATGAAAAGTTTCCTCCTGGCCAAACGTTTTGTGTCGCTTTCAGCCCCCGACGTCACATCAGTCTCCTGGCAGAGCCGCTCTGGTTGCCACAGACCGTCCACGCTGGAGGAATCTTCACTGGAGTCTGAGAATTTGTCCACTGGAGAACTCGTCCTAGGAGAAGACAGAACTGGTTTCTGGTTTCCTGACAAATTACTGTTCACAAAAAGTGCAGTTTGCGTGATGGAATTAtattaaaaaccaaacatgttAAAATAAGAGCATTCATGAGAGAATagaacaaatataaacataCCAACCAAGAGGCTCCAAGTGAGCCTCAATCAGATGCTGTTTCTCTGAATCCGTTGATAACTCCATTTCCACAGATGACTGCTCTTCAGGAGCTCCCTACTTTTAAGTTCAAATAGTGCAAAGTGAAGCCTGACAACTCGCCACCTGCTCTAACACGTGTTATCTGTCAGGGGTGGAGCACAGCAGGAGCCAATGGCAGGTTCCTGAGCTCAGAGGTGCTGgtcactgacagaaaactatCACGCAAGTTTATTTACAGAAACAGTCTGAAAACGTGTCAGATCTGAAGGAACAGTAAAGTACCTGGGAATTAATTATTGCAGAGCTTTTATCTGCATGTCAtttatcactgcagcaaggATTCTGcccaatattaaaaaaaataaatgtttaaataaataaatatgagactGAATCAAATGCAAACTTAAAAATTTACTATAGTCAAGAACCTGAAGCTCTCAAGGctccactcactcattcatcatTTGTTTCTTCCTCAGCTGACTCTACCAGCTGCGTGACCCTCGAGGTGCCGCCAGTCGCATGAGGATGAGCCACTGGGTTCCTGCCTGCAGGTGTGAAAAACAGTGGATTTTAATAACAGATATAGTTTCTTTACTTTtaattaagaattaaaaaaaaaaacagctgagaaaatattaatttcataTCAATAGAGACACTAAATGAAAGTCAAATACTGTTTATGGACCACTTATCTGACCTTATCAGTATTTTTATGATCACAGTATCACATatattttatactgtaaattCACCATTACAATTATCTCCACTCATTGTGTCTAATGAGGAGGATAAACACCTGATGATAGCAGCGCAGGTCAACCAGCTATTCTTCTTACAGTTGTGATAACTGTTTCAGTTCATTCGagtaaaaataccaaatatttgctgcttcctgctttttaaatgtgaggATAACTGTAACATGAATGCCTTTGGGTTTTCAACTGTTGGTCAAATTATGAGTTTAAATGGTTATTGGTGGTTATATTatagtttaatgttttgtttgccACTGTGCTGACATTGGTtctatgttaaaaaaaaatattattattattattattattattattatggtggtggtggtggtggtgacgACTCCCACGATTATCTCCCAGATTAAGACCCACTGCTCTGCATCTTTAGCATTTTAGTGCGCATGTTTTCCGCTGTGCTCAACACTGATAACATTATCAACAGTGATAAGTGAAAGCAAGCAAAGTTATAAAGGGACACGGAACATTAAAAGCACCACCTCGGTTGATTCTGCTGCCTCCTGCAGGACTTACAGGAAGGTGCTATTACATGTTAAATCTTGTTAAAAACGTTAGTGTGTGATTTGGCAACGACACAAGTCCACACCCATTGCCAGCAGCGTTAGCGTTACTCAGCCACAGTGAAACAATGCTTCAAGTTCTGCCAAGCAGCATGGAGCAGCAGTCAGGTCAGCTGATGACAAGTGAACATCACCTGAAAAGAACTTTACCTCATTTGTCATTTGCAGCACAAGGACTCGGCTGATTAATTTATTACGTGATCTCCTGCTGTGAAACAGAACACTGAGCAAACCACGTTTTCTTCTTTCTAAACAGAACAACTCCAGGTACTGCTGTGactagaaacacaaagaggacagACTCCGGAGATAAAgcatcaacaaaaacagagaccTGTTTTATTATGTGGTCAACTATTTATTGACTGGGAGCAGATATGCtagttgtttctgtgtttccagtttttatgctgaGCTAAACTAAACAGCTTCTGGCTCCAGCTACATATTTATAAAAATGGTGGAAAACTATTCCTTCGAATACGAGCACTGACTTATTTCTGCTATTACTCAGTGAAAACAACACACTTTCCTGTGTTTAGATGAAATAAAAGTCTCCTAAAGGGCAAAAGAGAGGCTTTTATCCATTGGAATTCTGAAACTGGAACATAAATGTGCTGTGTGCGGGTCAGTGACGTCTCATGACCATCGTGGGATTTTTACATCGCAGATTCCAGATTTCTCTAGAAAGATGCAGAGGAAATGCTAAAGTACACTCGCCCtgcattgtgttttctgtgtgtgaaaactCAGGAGATGGCCTTCGTCTGCTGTACAAGTTAAAGTGAACCCAAAGTCGCTCACCTGCATCCTGTTCTCTGATCTCTGTCTCAAGGTCCTCAGAGTTTTCGTCTGTGAGATCTTCCTCGTCTGCGGGCGATATTAACTTcccacagcagaaacagcagcagcagaaacagcagcagtagaAACAGCAGtagaaacagaagcagcagcagctgagaagaTAGCAGCACCACTTAAGTGCctaaacagaaaaggaaagcaATTAAATGtcaatatatttgtattttttgaatCCCAAGCTCACTTTGACTGATCCTTACAAGATAAAAGACAGTGTAAGATTTAAGGACATGAAGAAACGTCATAAAGGCTGGATGACATTATTTAGGAGAGAAAATCCAAATCCCTGCCTAATGTAAACATACTTCTACTACTACATTAAAAATCACTTGCAGACATCTGCTCAGTTTGCACTTATTTCACATGGAGACGTCCCAAACCAAATCCTCTCACCTTGCAACAGCACCAGGATTTGGGATTTGGGATTCGGTATGGAGGATTTCCTCTATACCGAAAGGTCAATCTGAGGCCCGTGGATCCATACTTGTCATAGATCATCCGTATGTTCTCATTGCTGAGAATGGAGTGGGCGTTGTTGATCTCCTTGAATTTCTCAGCTGCCTCTGGGTTGTCTGGGTTCTTATCAGGATGATACTTTAACGCCAATTTCCTGGGAAAACATGAATGAGAATTGGAGCACTGCTGTTGCCGGCAACTAACTTGTCCATCAATCTACACAAGAGCTGCATACTGTGAATTCAGATCCCTTGGGGATTTACATTCAGTAGTTACTCATGTTACATAGGGTTCGTTTTGGTTGATTTTAGACTGATACTGGTGTTTGCAGACTAAAGATCTTAAaatctgatttgttt includes:
- the LOC121197591 gene encoding dnaJ homolog subfamily C member 5-like gives rise to the protein MHPRRHQRRLSGAGESLYKVLGLEKGASPEEIKEAYRKLALKYHPDKNPDNPEAAEKFKEINNAHSILSNENIRMIYDKYGSTGLRLTFRYRGNPPYRIPNPKSWCCCKALKWCCYLLSCCCFCFYCCFYCCCFCCCCFCCGKLISPADEEDLTDENSEDLETEIREQDAGRNPVAHPHATGGTSRVTQLVESAEEETNDE